A section of the Mangifera indica cultivar Alphonso chromosome 12, CATAS_Mindica_2.1, whole genome shotgun sequence genome encodes:
- the LOC123193213 gene encoding uncharacterized protein LOC123193213 isoform X1: protein MQSVLWVMPLKRFVTDAFGVATICLVAILIFLGLLCIAYLFYFRSQVRSQGFIQLSYFSGPWIIRITFILFAIWWGCGEIIRLSYLRREGKVLNALDLKWQQNVCKGYVVSNLGFAEPCLFLTLVFLLRAPLQRLESGILSQKWNGKTATYVFLYCFPVFILQLFIILIGPRLQKDKNNLQNLPRYFTSTSATNVNIALCTYPLLSTILLGLFATVLTVYLFWLGRRILQLVINKGLQKRVYALIVSVSSFLPLRVLLLGLSVLSKPEDVLFEVLAFLSFLALLFCAGVCIFMLVYCPVADSLALGNLLHLEARRRFIDEHNDIISLVANQCRSDESVEISLGRNSDTSTKRGSMSFGMLGRDGTSSGSYVELSLFSPSHNATPPESPSRLGWPMRHPVQGGHWVEETKVRRCKGCGWGSCCRWWGVLWRKGWDDGDGRKGGF, encoded by the exons ATGCAATCTGTGCTTTGGGTAATGCCCCTGAAGAGATTTGTTACCGATGCTTTTGGCGTGGCAACAATTTGTCTTGTTGCAATCTTGATTTTTCTGGGTTTGCTGTGCATTGCTTATTTGTTTTACTTCCGCTCTCAAGTTCGTAGTCAAGGTTTTATACAACTTAGTTATTTTAGTGGCCCTTGGATAATCCGAATCACATTCATTTTGTTTGCAATCTGGTGGGGTTGTGGTGAGATTATTCGGTTAAGTTATTTAAGACGTGAGGGAAAAGTTTTGAATGCACTTGACTTAAAATGGCAGCAGAACGTCTGCAAAGGCTATGTTGTCTCAAATCTAGGGTTTGCAGAACCTTGCCTCTTCCTGACCCTTGTGTTTCTCCTCCGTGCACCATTACAGAGATTGGAGTCCGGAATTCTAAGCCAAAAATGGAATGGAAAAACAGCCACCTATGTATTTCTCTACTGCTTCCCAGTTTTCATTCTTCAGCTCTTCATTATTCTAATCGGACCCAGGTTACAGAAGGATAAGAATAACTTACAAAACTTGCCCCGTTATTTCACAAGTACTTCTGCTACTAATGTGAATATTGCTCTGTGTACTTACCCTTTACTCAGCACTATTCTTCTAGGGCTTTTTGCTACTGTCCTAACTGTCTACTTGTTTTGGCTTGGAAGGCGTATACTGCAATTGGTTATCAATAAGGGTTTGCAAAAACGGGTTTATGCATTGATAGTCTCAGTTTCCAGTTTCCTTCCATTAAGGGTTCTTTTACTTGGTTTATCTGTTTTATCAAAGCCCGAAGATGTTCTTTTTGAAGTTCTTGCATTCTTATCTTTTCTTGCCCTTTTATTTTGTGCTGGGGTGTGTATTTTTATGCTTGTATACTGCCCAGTTGCTGATTCTTTGGCTCTGGGGAATCTTCTGCACTTGGAGGCTAGGAGAAGATTTATTGATGAACATAATGACATCATTTCTCTTGTTGCTAATCAGTGCCGCTCTGATGAAAGTGTTGAAATTAGCCTTGGGAGGAACTCTGACACCTCGACCAAGCGGGGATCTATGTCTTTTGGAATGCTGGGACGAGATGGGACTTCCAGTGGCTCCTACGTGGAACTGAGCCTCTTCTCTCCCAGCCACAATGCAACACCACCAGAATCACCCTCGCGACTGGGCTGGCCTATGCGCCATCCAGTACAG GGAGGGCATTGGGTTGAGGAGACAAAAGTGAGGAGATGTAAAGGCTGTGGATGGGGCAGTTGTTGCAGGTGGTGGGGAGTGTTGTGGCGAAAGGGTTGGGACGATGGTGATGGCAGGAAGGGTGGattttga
- the LOC123193213 gene encoding uncharacterized protein LOC123193213 isoform X2 gives MQSVLWVMPLKRFVTDAFGVATICLVAILIFLGLLCIAYLFYFRSQVRSQGFIQLSYFSGPWIIRITFILFAIWWGCGEIIRLSYLRREGKVLNALDLKWQQNVCKGYVVSNLGFAEPCLFLTLVFLLRAPLQRLESGILSQKWNGKTATYVFLYCFPVFILQLFIILIGPRLQKDKNNLQNLPRYFTSTSATNVNIALCTYPLLSTILLGLFATVLTVYLFWLGRRILQLVINKGLQKRVYALIVSVSSFLPLRVLLLGLSVLSKPEDVLFEVLAFLSFLALLFCAGVCIFMLVYCPVADSLALGNLLHLEARRRFIDEHNDIISLVANQCRSDESVEISLGRNSDTSTKRGSMSFGMLGRDGTSSGSYVELSLFSPSHNATPPESPSRLGWPMRHPVQE, from the exons ATGCAATCTGTGCTTTGGGTAATGCCCCTGAAGAGATTTGTTACCGATGCTTTTGGCGTGGCAACAATTTGTCTTGTTGCAATCTTGATTTTTCTGGGTTTGCTGTGCATTGCTTATTTGTTTTACTTCCGCTCTCAAGTTCGTAGTCAAGGTTTTATACAACTTAGTTATTTTAGTGGCCCTTGGATAATCCGAATCACATTCATTTTGTTTGCAATCTGGTGGGGTTGTGGTGAGATTATTCGGTTAAGTTATTTAAGACGTGAGGGAAAAGTTTTGAATGCACTTGACTTAAAATGGCAGCAGAACGTCTGCAAAGGCTATGTTGTCTCAAATCTAGGGTTTGCAGAACCTTGCCTCTTCCTGACCCTTGTGTTTCTCCTCCGTGCACCATTACAGAGATTGGAGTCCGGAATTCTAAGCCAAAAATGGAATGGAAAAACAGCCACCTATGTATTTCTCTACTGCTTCCCAGTTTTCATTCTTCAGCTCTTCATTATTCTAATCGGACCCAGGTTACAGAAGGATAAGAATAACTTACAAAACTTGCCCCGTTATTTCACAAGTACTTCTGCTACTAATGTGAATATTGCTCTGTGTACTTACCCTTTACTCAGCACTATTCTTCTAGGGCTTTTTGCTACTGTCCTAACTGTCTACTTGTTTTGGCTTGGAAGGCGTATACTGCAATTGGTTATCAATAAGGGTTTGCAAAAACGGGTTTATGCATTGATAGTCTCAGTTTCCAGTTTCCTTCCATTAAGGGTTCTTTTACTTGGTTTATCTGTTTTATCAAAGCCCGAAGATGTTCTTTTTGAAGTTCTTGCATTCTTATCTTTTCTTGCCCTTTTATTTTGTGCTGGGGTGTGTATTTTTATGCTTGTATACTGCCCAGTTGCTGATTCTTTGGCTCTGGGGAATCTTCTGCACTTGGAGGCTAGGAGAAGATTTATTGATGAACATAATGACATCATTTCTCTTGTTGCTAATCAGTGCCGCTCTGATGAAAGTGTTGAAATTAGCCTTGGGAGGAACTCTGACACCTCGACCAAGCGGGGATCTATGTCTTTTGGAATGCTGGGACGAGATGGGACTTCCAGTGGCTCCTACGTGGAACTGAGCCTCTTCTCTCCCAGCCACAATGCAACACCACCAGAATCACCCTCGCGACTGGGCTGGCCTATGCGCCATCCAGTACAG GAATGA
- the LOC123192299 gene encoding cytochrome c, translating into MASFQEAPPGNAKAGEKIFKTKCAQCHTVEKGAGHKQGPNLNGLLGRQSGTTPGYSYSAANKNMAVIWGENTLYEYLLNPKKYIPGTKMVFPGLKKPQERADLIAYLKESTA; encoded by the exons ATGGCGTCGTTTCAAGAAGCCCCACCTGGCAATGCCAAGGCCGGTGAGAAGATCTTCAAAACCAAGTGTGCTCAGTGCCACACCGTTGAGAAAGGAGCTGGTCACAAGCAAg GACCTAATTTGAATGGCCTTTTGGGTAGGCAATCTGGGACAACCCCAGGGTATTCCTACTCTGCTGCTAACAAAAATATGGCTGTTATTTGGGGAGAGAACACATTGTATGAGTACCTGCTTAACCCAAAGAAG TATATTCCTGGAACGAAGATGGTCTTCCCCGGATTGAAGAAGCCACAGGAACGTGCCGATCTAATAGCGTATCTGAAGGAGTCAACAGCCTGA
- the LOC123192758 gene encoding subtilisin-like protease SBT5.4 — protein MGPVPAKWRGVCHTNKRDGIKCNRKLIGVRHYNRNYLQMARRFARRHNSTYVPTTKVITGRDYNGHGTHTLSTAGGNFVPNVSVFGQGTGVAKGGAPKARLASYKVCWDPIDDIGECFDADLMAGIEAAISDGVDILSVSLGGAPNEYIQESLSIGCFHAVKNGIMVVAAAGNSGPAPSTVSNVAPWMLTVGASNTNREFVNYITLGNNKVIRGFSLSEEGLEPNKFYPMITGADARLPNATAEEASACFPDLLNRSKVEGKILVCLRDDATSFQYSEFAAMSGAAGVILANSDNLGYEAVSKPYLIAASLVISRDADSIFAYIKSTRSPVAKLSEVKTEFNQNSAPSMAPFSSRGPNKIEAAILKPDVIAPGVDIIAAYSGGKAATNFEDDNRIVPYLSQSGTSMACPHVSGIAALVKTVHPDWSPAAIRSAIMTTATASTRNSQPILDYDTTVATPISYGAGLVNPNRALDPGLVYNLNPENYLNYLCAHGYNDSLLRSFTISDKPYKCPEFFRMEDFNYPSILIPKINGPILYSRHLKNVGSPGIYNVSFNAPPGISISVEPTSLKFDKYGDEKKFAVTFDLVPNFTHSPGHDHVFGDLTWSDGFHSVRSTIGVKV, from the exons ATGGGTCCAGTGCCAGCGAAATGGAGAGGAGTCTGTCATACAAACAAAAGAGATGGAATTAAATGCAACAG GAAGTTGATCGGAGTAAGGCATTACAACAGAAATTATCTTCAAATGGCTCGAAGATTCGCTCGCAGACACAATTCAACTTACGTTCCCACGACAAAAGTTATAACTGGTCGCGACTACAACGGCCATGGCACACACACCCTATCAACCGCCGGTGGAAACTTTGTTCCCAACGTCAGCGTTTTTGGCCAAGGCACCGGCGTCGCCAAAGGTGGAGCGCCCAAAGCTCGTTTGGCGTCGTATAAGGTATGTTGGGACCCGATTGATGACATAGGCGAGTGCTTCGATGCAGATTTGATGGCGGGCATCGAAGCTGCAATCAGTGATGGTGTTGATATTCTTTCTGTGTCACTTGGTGGAGCACCCAATGAATACATTCAAGAATCGCTTTCAATCGGGTGTTTTCATGCTGTTAAGAACGGGATTATGGTGGTGGCGGCTGCTGGAAACTCTGGACCCGCTCCTTCAACCGTTTCAAATGTGGCACCATGGATGTTAACTGTTGGTGCTAGCAATACAAACCGGGAGTTTGTCAATTATATTACACTTGGAAACAACAAAGTCATCAgg GGATTTAGCCTTTCAGAAGAAGGCTTGGAACCTAATAAGTTCTATCCAATGATTACGGGAGCAGATGCTAGACTTCCTAATGCAACCGCTGAAGAAGC CTCTGCATGCTTCCCTGACCTCCTGAATCGATCCAAAGTTGAAGGAAAAATCTTGGTTTGCCTTCGGGATGATGCTACATCTTTTCAATACAGCGAGTTTGCTGCTATGTCAGGAGCTGCTGGAGTTATTTTGGCTAACAGTGACAACTTGGGATATGAAGCTGTTAGCAAACCTTACCTTATCGCAGCTTCCCTAGTCATCTCCAGAGATGCTGATTCTATATTTGCCTATATAAAATCTACTAG GTCTCCAGTTGCAAAATTAAGTGAAGTAAAGACAGAATTTAATCAGAACTCAGCTCCATCAATGGCTCCATTTTCATCAAGGGGACCTAATAAAATTGAAGCAGCTATCCTCaag cctGATGTCATTGCACCTGGAGTGGATATAATTGCTGCTTACAGTGGTGGAAAGGCAGCAACTAATTTTGAAGATGATAACCGCATTGTTCCTTATCTTTCTCAATCTGGTACTTCAATGGCATGCCCTCATGTTTCTGGCATTGCTGCGCTTGTCAAAACTGTTCACCCCGATTGGAGCCCTGCTGCTATTCGATCTGCAATAATGACTACTG CTACTGCAAGTACTAGAAATTCACAGCCAATTTTAGACTACGACACAACTGTGGCAACCCCAATCTCATATGGTGCTGGACTTGTGAATCCAAATAGAGCATTGGATCCTGGCCTTGTTTACAACCTCAATCCTGAAAATTACCTCAACTATTTGTGTGCCCATGGCTACAATGACAGTCTCCTTAGATCTTTCACAATCTCAGACAAGCCATACAAATGCCCTGAATTCTTCAGAATGGAAGATTTCAAttacccttcaattttaattcccaaaaTCAATGGCCCAATTTTGTACAGCAGACATCTCAAGAATGTTGGTTCACCTGGAATTTACAATGTCAGCTTCAATGCACCTCCTGGAATTTCCATCTCTGTTGAGCCAACTTCTCTCAAGTTCGATAAATATGGCGATGAGAAAAAATTTGCGGTCACATTTGATCTTGTGCCGAATTTTACTCATTCTCCTGGTCACGACCATGTTTTTGGGGACCTCACTTGGTCTGATGGCTTTCATTCTGTAAGGAGTACTATTGGAGTGAAGGTATAA